A region of the Polaribacter sp. L3A8 genome:
TAAGGAAGTTTTGTAAAATTTTTGCGCCTTCTACTCCACTCTTTTCTGGATGAAATTGTACTCCGTAAAAATTATCTTTTTGCAATGCAGATGCATATTCAATTTCATAATCTGTGGTTGCAATTGCTTCAGCACAAGATTCTGCATAGAAACTATGTACCAAATACATAAATTCTTTTTCTTTGATACCTGTAAATAAATCTGATTTTAAATCATAAATAACATTCCAACCCATTTGCGGAACTTTTACAGCTTTAGAAAATTTCTTTACATCAACATCAAAAATACCCAAACCTTTTGTGTTTCCTTCCGAAGAAGAATTACACATTAATTGCATTCCCAAACAAATACCCAAAACAGGTTGTTTTAATGTAGGAATAACTTTGTCTAAGCCGCTTTCTTGCAACATTTGCATGGCAGAACTTGCTTCGCCAACTCCTGGGAAAATAATTTTATCTGCAGCTCTTATTTCATCAATATTATTTGATAAAATAGCCTCTACACCTAAACGTTTAAAAGC
Encoded here:
- the hisH gene encoding imidazole glycerol phosphate synthase subunit HisH, whose protein sequence is MKLVIIDYGAGNIKSIQFAFKRLGVEAILSNNIDEIRAADKIIFPGVGEASSAMQMLQESGLDKVIPTLKQPVLGICLGMQLMCNSSSEGNTKGLGIFDVDVKKFSKAVKVPQMGWNVIYDLKSDLFTGIKEKEFMYLVHSFYAESCAEAIATTDYEIEYASALQKDNFYGVQFHPEKSGVEGAKILQNFLNL